A genomic segment from Rubrobacter tropicus encodes:
- the prmC gene encoding peptide chain release factor N(5)-glutamine methyltransferase, producing the protein MPTGLRARDASREAALELRRAGVPEPGASAEVLLSELLGVRRGEIPFHDPPLTDEQARLYAAWIERRANREPVQRILGRAYFRNLVLQLNEETLIPRPDTESVVDVALECLDGRGGAGAVLDVGTGTGAIAISIAQERPRTTVYATDLSAQALEAARRNADQNGASVSFHRADLFDGLEFLQDGVDLLVSNPPYVEAGGIEELAPEVREWDPGVALDGGPDGLLFYRRIFDEAPPLLRNGADVVLEVGDGQGKAVLELGGDAGFVPLGLREDLAGTPRVALLRWEG; encoded by the coding sequence ATGCCGACCGGCCTCCGTGCCAGGGACGCCTCGCGCGAAGCAGCTCTGGAACTCCGGCGGGCCGGCGTCCCCGAGCCCGGGGCTTCCGCCGAGGTTCTGCTCTCTGAGCTACTCGGCGTCCGGCGTGGTGAGATCCCTTTTCACGACCCGCCGCTTACAGACGAGCAGGCGCGGCTTTACGCGGCCTGGATCGAACGCCGCGCCAACCGGGAGCCCGTTCAGCGGATACTCGGGCGCGCGTACTTCCGAAACCTCGTACTCCAACTGAACGAAGAGACCCTGATCCCACGCCCCGACACCGAGAGCGTGGTGGATGTCGCCCTCGAATGCCTCGATGGCCGCGGCGGGGCCGGCGCCGTCCTCGACGTCGGCACGGGCACCGGCGCCATCGCGATCTCCATAGCTCAGGAGAGGCCGCGGACGACCGTATACGCCACCGACCTCTCGGCGCAGGCTCTGGAGGCGGCCAGAAGGAACGCCGATCAAAACGGCGCCTCCGTCAGTTTCCACCGCGCGGACCTCTTCGACGGGCTCGAATTCTTGCAGGACGGGGTGGACCTCCTCGTCTCCAACCCGCCCTACGTCGAGGCGGGCGGCATCGAGGAGCTCGCCCCCGAGGTGCGGGAATGGGACCCCGGTGTGGCCCTCGATGGCGGGCCGGACGGCCTTCTCTTCTACCGGCGCATCTTCGATGAGGCGCCGCCGCTGCTAAGAAACGGTGCTGACGTGGTGCTGGAGGTGGGGGACGGGCAGGGAAAAGCCGTTCTGGAGCTTGGTGGGGACGCGGGTTTCGTGCCGCTGGGTTTACGCGAAGACCTCGCGGGGACGCCGCGGGTGGCGCTCTTGAGGTGGGAAGGGTGA
- a CDS encoding metallophosphoesterase family protein, translated as MSTGGRLTICQISDIHCGSPYFIPDLLERSILEINDLEPAAVVVSGDLTNAGYRQEFEIAAEYIQRFDCPNVMVIPGNHDSRNVGYVHFERLFGERYSCIEFDNAVMVGIDSSEPDLNDGRVGREHYGFIHESFANAEGRLKIFVIHHHLIPIPGTGRERNIIFDAGDVLELLDDVGVDLVLSGHKHVPYSWKLEDFFIVNAGTASTTRLRGNTRPCYNIIEIEDGRVKVFRKYPFKQRELTVDFDSVTHEYVRYEDRIDADVGADPEVALGE; from the coding sequence ATGAGCACAGGCGGCCGGTTGACGATCTGCCAGATCAGCGACATCCACTGCGGAAGCCCGTATTTTATCCCGGACCTTCTGGAGCGCTCGATCCTGGAGATAAACGACCTCGAACCGGCGGCCGTCGTGGTCTCTGGCGACCTGACGAACGCGGGTTACAGGCAGGAGTTCGAGATCGCGGCCGAGTACATCCAGCGCTTCGACTGCCCGAACGTGATGGTCATCCCGGGCAACCACGACTCGCGCAACGTCGGGTACGTGCACTTCGAGCGGCTCTTCGGGGAGCGGTACTCCTGCATCGAGTTCGACAACGCGGTGATGGTGGGCATAGACTCGTCCGAGCCCGATCTGAACGATGGGCGGGTTGGGCGGGAGCATTACGGGTTCATCCACGAGTCGTTCGCGAACGCGGAAGGCCGGCTCAAGATCTTCGTGATCCACCACCACCTCATCCCGATCCCCGGCACCGGCCGCGAACGGAACATCATCTTCGACGCGGGCGACGTGCTCGAACTTCTGGACGATGTGGGCGTCGACCTGGTCCTCTCGGGCCACAAGCACGTCCCTTACTCCTGGAAGCTTGAGGACTTCTTTATAGTCAACGCCGGCACGGCCTCCACGACGCGCCTGCGGGGCAACACGCGGCCCTGCTACAACATCATCGAGATCGAGGACGGGCGGGTGAAGGTCTTTCGCAAGTACCCGTTCAAGCAGCGGGAGCTGACGGTCGACTTCGACTCGGTCACCCACGAGTACGTCCGCTACGAAGACAGGATCGACGCGGACGTCGGCGCCGACCCCGAAGTCGCCCTCGGCGAGTAA
- the rho gene encoding transcription termination factor Rho, protein MTEKATLERKRLSDLHQIASQLGIKQYRKYRKPELAEMIYQVATEQAGQQTTETTNGGAPEVAEAPAGNGNTATATLPEPQAPLAPAEETADEAQPAPEQRRPQRQEGRREERREDRKRPEQKQQQGRDGQQEKRGGEENVQSGILDVLPDGFGFLRTGGYSQSRGDVYVSTSQIKRFNLRRGDHVVGQIRPAREGEKYPAMVRIETVNGEEPQKGRRRQNFDDLTPLFPQERLRLEWKPNDIAPRVMDLITPIGKGQRGLIVSPPKAGKTTILKQIAQSIAANYPEAKLFVLLADERPEEVTDWQRSVKEATVVASTFDQPADNHIAVAELLLERVRRLVEEGEDVVVILDSITRLARAYNLAAPASGRILSGGVDSAALYPPKRFFGAARNIEDGGSLTILASALVETGSRMDEVIYEEFKGTGNMEIHLERRLANRRIYPAINIEDSSTRKEELLMEPAEAQRVWQVRGILNALDGAQKIELLIQKLKETRSNAEFLREIQRVRG, encoded by the coding sequence ATGACCGAAAAAGCAACCCTGGAGCGCAAGCGCCTGAGTGATCTGCACCAGATCGCCTCCCAGCTCGGTATCAAGCAGTACCGCAAGTACCGCAAGCCCGAGCTCGCCGAGATGATCTACCAGGTCGCCACCGAGCAGGCCGGCCAGCAAACGACGGAGACGACCAACGGCGGCGCCCCCGAGGTGGCAGAGGCGCCGGCCGGCAACGGGAACACCGCCACCGCCACGCTCCCCGAGCCCCAGGCGCCCCTCGCCCCCGCCGAGGAGACGGCCGACGAGGCCCAGCCGGCCCCCGAGCAGCGACGCCCGCAGCGTCAGGAAGGCCGGCGCGAGGAGCGCCGGGAGGACCGCAAGCGCCCCGAGCAGAAGCAGCAGCAGGGCCGGGACGGCCAGCAGGAGAAGCGCGGCGGCGAGGAGAACGTCCAGAGCGGCATCCTCGACGTGTTGCCCGACGGGTTCGGTTTCCTCAGGACCGGCGGGTACAGCCAGAGCAGGGGCGACGTCTACGTCTCGACCAGCCAGATCAAGCGCTTCAACCTCCGCCGCGGCGACCACGTAGTCGGCCAGATCCGGCCGGCGCGCGAGGGCGAGAAGTACCCGGCGATGGTCCGCATCGAGACGGTAAACGGCGAGGAGCCCCAGAAGGGACGCCGCCGCCAGAACTTCGACGACCTGACCCCGCTCTTCCCGCAGGAGCGCCTGCGCCTGGAGTGGAAGCCCAACGACATAGCCCCGCGCGTCATGGACCTCATCACCCCGATAGGCAAGGGACAGCGCGGGCTTATCGTCTCCCCGCCCAAGGCCGGCAAGACGACGATCCTCAAGCAGATCGCCCAGTCCATCGCCGCCAACTACCCGGAGGCGAAGCTTTTCGTCCTGCTCGCCGACGAGCGGCCCGAGGAGGTAACCGACTGGCAGCGCAGCGTCAAGGAGGCGACCGTCGTCGCCTCTACCTTCGACCAGCCCGCCGACAACCACATAGCCGTGGCCGAGCTCCTGCTGGAGCGGGTGAGGCGATTGGTCGAGGAGGGCGAGGACGTCGTCGTGATCCTGGACTCCATCACCCGGCTCGCCAGGGCCTACAACCTGGCCGCCCCGGCTAGCGGACGCATCCTGTCCGGTGGCGTGGACTCCGCGGCGCTGTATCCGCCCAAGCGGTTCTTCGGGGCCGCGCGGAACATCGAGGACGGCGGGTCTTTGACGATACTCGCGAGCGCGCTCGTCGAGACCGGGAGCCGGATGGACGAGGTGATCTACGAGGAGTTCAAGGGCACGGGCAACATGGAGATCCACCTGGAGCGCAGGCTGGCGAACCGCAGGATCTACCCGGCCATCAACATCGAGGACTCTTCTACGCGTAAGGAAGAGCTGCTCATGGAGCCGGCCGAGGCCCAGCGGGTCTGGCAGGTGCGGGGCATCCTCAACGCCCTCGACGGGGCGCAGAAGATAGAGCTTCTGATCCAGAAGCTCAAGGAGACCCGCTCCAACGCCGAGTTCCTGCGCGAGATCCAGCGCGTCCGCGGCTAG
- a CDS encoding 2,3-diphosphoglycerate synthetase: MIDGEHYPPVVLDAMRSVEGSMGAVGVAAAFLGGTEKLKEGTDYGLPLVHGDDPVSAVARALSEHAVDVVVDLSDEPVIGYRERMRIASLSLAEGARYVGSDFELRPPKLRDVSTKPSLAVVGTGKRVGKTAVSGYLARLLAREGFDPGVVSMGRGGPPRPEVIEGHKLEVGSAYLLEALERGAHAASDYYETAALSRVTTVGCRRCGGGLAGEPFVSNVLEGAGIANDLRTGVTLFDGSGAAMPPVRVDARILVAGAHQDPEYVAGYLGAYRLMISDLLLLTMSEEPMAGEEKVRDLIERVREIRPDLPVVPTVFRPRPVGDVSGLRLAYVSTAPESVLNKLARHLETRYGCEVAAASGNLSDRRRLAADLDGMPPVDAYLTEIKAAAIDVITRRGAEEGRPVLYCDNDPVGEGLDGELLRLARGAVG, translated from the coding sequence TTGATCGACGGCGAGCACTACCCGCCCGTCGTGTTGGATGCCATGCGCAGCGTCGAAGGATCGATGGGTGCTGTGGGTGTGGCGGCGGCCTTTCTCGGCGGCACGGAGAAGCTGAAAGAGGGCACGGACTACGGCCTGCCCCTCGTCCACGGGGACGATCCGGTCTCCGCCGTCGCCCGGGCGCTCTCCGAACACGCGGTGGACGTCGTGGTGGACCTCTCCGACGAGCCCGTCATCGGCTACCGCGAAAGGATGCGGATAGCCTCCCTCTCCCTGGCGGAGGGCGCCCGCTACGTCGGCAGCGACTTCGAGCTCAGGCCGCCGAAACTGCGCGACGTATCGACGAAACCCTCTCTTGCCGTGGTCGGCACGGGCAAGCGGGTAGGGAAGACCGCCGTCTCCGGGTATCTGGCGCGCCTTCTGGCGCGGGAGGGCTTCGATCCTGGGGTGGTCTCGATGGGGCGCGGGGGACCGCCGCGGCCCGAGGTGATCGAAGGCCACAAGCTGGAGGTCGGGAGCGCCTATCTTCTCGAAGCGCTGGAGCGGGGGGCGCACGCGGCGAGCGACTACTACGAGACGGCGGCGCTGAGCCGGGTTACGACCGTCGGGTGCCGCAGATGCGGCGGCGGGCTCGCCGGGGAGCCGTTCGTCTCCAACGTGCTAGAAGGAGCCGGTATCGCCAACGACCTCCGGACCGGCGTTACTCTCTTCGACGGATCGGGCGCTGCGATGCCCCCGGTCCGGGTAGACGCAAGGATACTCGTCGCGGGAGCCCACCAGGACCCCGAGTACGTAGCGGGCTACCTCGGCGCCTACCGGCTCATGATCTCCGACCTCCTGCTCTTGACGATGAGCGAGGAGCCCATGGCGGGCGAGGAGAAGGTGCGGGACCTTATCGAGCGGGTGCGGGAGATCCGGCCCGACCTTCCCGTCGTTCCGACGGTCTTCAGGCCCAGGCCCGTGGGCGACGTTTCGGGGTTGCGCCTCGCCTACGTCTCGACGGCCCCGGAATCCGTGCTGAACAAGCTCGCGCGTCACCTGGAGACCCGGTACGGGTGCGAGGTGGCGGCCGCGTCGGGCAACCTCTCGGACAGGAGGCGGCTCGCCGCGGACCTCGACGGCATGCCGCCCGTCGACGCGTATCTCACGGAAATAAAGGCGGCGGCCATCGACGTGATCACCCGGCGCGGCGCGGAGGAGGGCAGGCCGGTGCTGTACTGCGACAACGATCCCGTCGGGGAGGGGCTCGACGGGGAGTTGTTGCGGCTGGCGCGCGGGGCGGTGGGATGA
- the prfA gene encoding peptide chain release factor 1, whose amino-acid sequence MDGQVVKLAEETLGRYEALTKELSDPNIFNDQRHYAEVAKEHSKMRRGAEMSQELLDAVEAEREARELVPQAEDAEEREFYAAEAREAEEKIAELSEKIRTELIDRDPNDDKDVIIEIRAGAGGDEAALFAGELMEMYSRYAERLRFKHDTLSSSPAEVGGYREVSLEVQGDGAFSVFKHEGGTHRVQRVPKTESQGRIHTSTATVAVLPEAEDVDVQINSGDLEIDVYRSSGPGGQSVNTTDSAVRITHKPTGLVVTCQNEKSQLQNKEQAMKILKSRLLEREMQERAQQEGALRQAQVGTGDRSAKVRTYNFPQGRITDHRVGVTSHNLEATLGGDLEEFTRALAAKERSEKLAAEAAGTPG is encoded by the coding sequence ATGGACGGTCAAGTCGTCAAGCTGGCCGAGGAGACCCTCGGCCGCTACGAGGCGCTGACCAAAGAGCTCTCCGACCCGAACATCTTCAACGACCAGCGCCACTACGCCGAGGTCGCCAAGGAGCACTCGAAGATGCGCCGCGGGGCCGAGATGAGCCAGGAGCTGCTCGACGCCGTCGAGGCCGAGCGGGAGGCCAGGGAGCTGGTTCCGCAGGCCGAGGACGCCGAGGAGCGGGAGTTCTACGCGGCCGAGGCGCGGGAGGCGGAGGAGAAGATAGCGGAGCTCTCCGAGAAGATCCGGACGGAGCTCATCGACCGCGACCCGAACGACGATAAGGACGTGATCATCGAGATCCGGGCCGGCGCCGGCGGCGACGAGGCGGCCCTCTTCGCGGGCGAGCTTATGGAGATGTACTCCCGCTACGCCGAGCGTCTGCGCTTTAAGCACGACACCCTCTCCTCAAGCCCCGCCGAAGTCGGTGGCTACCGGGAGGTCTCCCTCGAGGTCCAGGGCGACGGGGCCTTCTCCGTCTTCAAGCACGAGGGCGGCACGCACCGGGTCCAGCGCGTCCCCAAGACCGAGAGCCAGGGACGAATACACACGTCCACGGCGACGGTGGCGGTTCTTCCCGAGGCCGAGGACGTGGACGTTCAGATCAACTCGGGCGACCTCGAGATAGACGTCTACCGCTCCAGCGGGCCCGGCGGCCAGAGCGTGAACACGACGGACTCGGCGGTGCGGATCACGCACAAGCCCACGGGGCTCGTCGTGACGTGCCAGAACGAGAAGAGCCAGCTCCAGAACAAGGAGCAGGCGATGAAGATCCTGAAGAGCCGTCTGCTCGAACGGGAGATGCAGGAGCGGGCCCAGCAGGAGGGCGCCCTCCGCCAGGCGCAGGTCGGCACGGGAGACCGCTCGGCGAAGGTCCGAACCTACAACTTCCCGCAGGGGCGCATCACGGACCACCGCGTCGGCGTAACCTCCCACAACCTGGAGGCCACCCTGGGCGGGGATCTCGAGGAGTTCACCCGGGCTTTGGCAGCCAAGGAGCGCTCCGAGAAGCTCGCCGCCGAGGCCGCCGGAACGCCCGGCTGA
- a CDS encoding DUF1385 domain-containing protein, producing MRVGGQAIMEGVLMRSPNFWGMAVRAPEGNVELRAEPFRSVTRKSKLFRLPIVRGALSLGETLWLGMKALTLSTNIALGEEEELSKKEIAGTMLFALVLGFGLFLVAPVFGTKGLGALLGTNIQNPVVFNLIEGVIRIGIFILYIVGITWISKDIKRFFAYHGAEHKAIKVYENGEELVPENSHKYDTSHVRCGTSFVLYVLVLSILAFSLLGVEGWLYMIASRVVVIPLVAGIAFEFIMWSARNEKSPLVKILVWPGLQMQKLTTREPSDDMVEVAMASLKKVLSMEEQSKIEPNEATNKLVI from the coding sequence TTGAGGGTCGGCGGCCAGGCCATAATGGAGGGCGTGCTGATGCGCTCCCCCAACTTCTGGGGGATGGCCGTCCGCGCGCCCGAGGGCAACGTGGAGCTTCGGGCCGAACCCTTCCGCTCCGTCACCCGCAAGAGCAAGCTGTTCAGGCTTCCCATAGTGCGGGGCGCGCTCTCCCTCGGGGAGACGCTCTGGCTCGGGATGAAGGCGTTGACGCTCTCCACGAACATCGCGCTCGGGGAAGAAGAGGAGCTCTCGAAGAAGGAGATCGCGGGGACCATGCTCTTCGCGCTCGTGCTCGGGTTCGGACTGTTCCTCGTGGCGCCCGTCTTCGGAACCAAAGGCCTCGGGGCGCTGCTCGGGACCAACATTCAGAACCCGGTCGTCTTCAACCTGATCGAGGGCGTTATCAGGATCGGGATCTTTATCCTGTACATCGTCGGGATCACCTGGATCAGCAAAGACATAAAACGCTTCTTCGCCTACCACGGCGCCGAGCACAAGGCCATAAAGGTCTACGAGAACGGCGAGGAACTGGTGCCCGAAAACTCGCACAAGTACGACACGAGCCACGTCCGCTGCGGCACGAGCTTCGTCTTGTACGTGCTCGTCCTCTCGATCCTGGCGTTCTCCCTGCTCGGCGTGGAGGGCTGGCTCTACATGATCGCGAGCCGGGTGGTGGTCATCCCGCTCGTGGCGGGTATCGCCTTCGAGTTCATCATGTGGAGCGCGCGCAACGAGAAGAGCCCGCTGGTGAAGATACTGGTCTGGCCGGGGCTGCAGATGCAGAAGCTTACGACGCGTGAGCCATCGGACGACATGGTCGAGGTGGCGATGGCGTCTTTGAAGAAGGTGCTTTCGATGGAAGAACAGTCGAAGATAGAGCCGAACGAGGCGACGAACAAGCTGGTGATCTGA
- a CDS encoding type B 50S ribosomal protein L31 → MKKGIHPEYRPVVFRDNSADFSILSRSTIETSRTITWEDGNEYPLVELDISSASHPFYTGKQRIVDTGGRVQRFENRRRARQSNQ, encoded by the coding sequence ATGAAAAAAGGTATCCACCCGGAGTACAGGCCGGTCGTCTTCCGCGACAACAGCGCCGACTTCTCGATCCTCAGCCGCTCGACCATCGAGACGAGCCGCACGATCACCTGGGAGGACGGCAACGAGTACCCGCTGGTCGAGCTGGACATCTCCAGCGCCAGCCACCCCTTTTACACCGGCAAGCAGCGCATAGTGGACACCGGCGGCCGGGTGCAGCGGTTCGAGAACCGTCGCAGGGCCCGCCAGAGCAATCAGTAG
- a CDS encoding fructose-bisphosphatase class II — translation MAVEYAAVTEMVALQVARLEGSGDPEGAYTLAMETFGEGLSGVSNEGEVASLREERLDEKGRVSAPRSGPGALNVGDVLGAGGLPVDLAVEPVEGLQLLIRGQEGSISAVAAAPRGGILRTPDMYMSKLIVGPGAKGAIDIDAPVAENVRAVAEAIGRRPEETTVAVLDRDRHENLIGEIRETGARIQIRPEGDLTPAIAVGMRGAEVHAIVGIGGAPEGILAAAIMKCLGGEMQARMWPTQRSQVDKLREYGFDDPEKKLTLDDLIREDDVVFAATGITSGEILNGVRYFRGGARTHTVVMSTEPSVVRFMDTIHALEPVAGRKGFQL, via the coding sequence GTGGCCGTCGAGTACGCGGCCGTTACCGAGATGGTGGCCTTGCAGGTGGCCCGCCTCGAAGGTTCCGGCGATCCGGAGGGCGCTTACACCCTCGCCATGGAGACCTTCGGCGAGGGCTTGAGCGGCGTCTCGAACGAAGGCGAGGTCGCGAGCCTGCGCGAGGAGCGCCTGGACGAGAAGGGCAGGGTCAGCGCCCCGCGGAGCGGGCCGGGGGCCCTGAACGTGGGCGACGTGCTGGGGGCCGGCGGTTTGCCGGTCGACCTCGCGGTCGAGCCCGTGGAGGGGCTGCAGTTGCTCATCCGGGGACAGGAGGGTTCGATCTCCGCCGTCGCGGCGGCCCCGAGGGGCGGCATCCTGAGGACGCCGGACATGTACATGAGCAAGCTCATAGTGGGGCCGGGGGCGAAGGGGGCCATAGACATAGACGCGCCCGTCGCCGAGAACGTGAGGGCCGTAGCGGAGGCGATCGGCCGCCGGCCCGAGGAGACCACGGTCGCCGTGCTCGACCGCGACAGGCACGAGAACCTGATCGGCGAGATCCGGGAGACCGGGGCCAGAATCCAGATCCGGCCCGAAGGGGATCTGACGCCGGCCATAGCGGTAGGAATGAGGGGCGCCGAGGTCCACGCCATAGTCGGTATAGGCGGCGCACCGGAAGGCATCCTGGCCGCGGCTATAATGAAGTGCCTGGGCGGCGAGATGCAGGCGAGGATGTGGCCGACGCAGCGCTCGCAGGTGGACAAGCTCAGGGAGTACGGCTTCGACGACCCGGAGAAAAAGCTCACCCTCGACGACCTGATCCGGGAAGACGACGTGGTCTTCGCCGCCACGGGCATCACCTCGGGCGAGATCCTGAACGGGGTCAGGTACTTCCGGGGCGGGGCGAGGACGCACACGGTGGTGATGTCCACGGAGCCCAGTGTGGTAAGATTTATGGACACCATTCACGCCCTGGAGCCCGTAGCCGGGCGCAAGGGATTCCAGCTTTGA
- the argS gene encoding arginine--tRNA ligase, giving the protein MSFEGRLAGDVRAAVKKVYDLDLETVHVERPNDPEHGDFATNVALANARVFRRNPREVAENLVGALDAPYVREAGVAGPGFVNFRLADEVLCGEVGALLAAGERYGRREPEGRPFMLEYVSANPTGPMHVGHGRQAAYGDSLARILEAAGRPVYREYYFNDGGNQIRVLGESVASQYADIHGREWSVADPDALYPGEYVREIARALADERGEVYLDMPPEKALPEIQAFATRWCMDDIERTLARVRVRFDNYFNEKDLYESGEIEDLISELEKSGHVYESEGALWLDSSKLGDDKDRVLRKQDGSYTYMAPDVAYHRNKHERGFATAVDVLGADHAGYPPRIRAGLLALGLPEDFYEVELVRLVKLVREGGQVKFSRRAGNVVTLDELLDEVGEDVARYFYVRSSHKSEINFDLELAVNQSDENPVFYVQYAHARIASIFERAGASPTDVEDFPAGELAPEERQLVLELLDFPRVVENAAARREVHPIPTYLETLANRFHQFYTVHRVLVDDADLRARRLALCAATKTVLRTGLDLVGVAAPEKM; this is encoded by the coding sequence GTGAGTTTCGAGGGGCGTCTGGCGGGAGACGTGCGGGCGGCCGTGAAGAAGGTCTACGACCTTGACTTAGAGACCGTCCACGTCGAGCGGCCGAACGACCCCGAGCACGGAGACTTCGCGACCAACGTGGCGCTCGCCAACGCCAGGGTGTTCAGGCGTAATCCCAGGGAAGTCGCGGAGAACCTGGTCGGGGCGCTCGACGCGCCTTACGTGCGGGAGGCCGGGGTCGCGGGGCCCGGGTTCGTGAACTTCCGGCTCGCGGACGAGGTCCTCTGCGGGGAGGTCGGGGCGTTGCTCGCGGCGGGGGAGCGCTACGGCCGGAGGGAGCCCGAGGGGAGGCCCTTCATGCTGGAGTACGTCAGCGCCAACCCGACGGGGCCCATGCACGTCGGGCACGGGCGGCAGGCCGCTTACGGGGACTCGCTCGCCAGGATACTCGAGGCAGCGGGAAGACCGGTTTACAGGGAGTACTACTTCAACGACGGTGGGAACCAGATCCGCGTCCTCGGAGAGTCCGTGGCCTCCCAGTACGCCGACATCCACGGCAGGGAGTGGTCCGTCGCCGACCCGGACGCGCTGTACCCCGGCGAGTACGTGCGCGAGATAGCCCGGGCCCTCGCGGACGAGCGGGGCGAGGTCTACCTGGATATGCCGCCGGAGAAGGCGCTGCCTGAGATACAGGCGTTCGCGACCCGCTGGTGCATGGACGACATCGAGCGTACCCTCGCCAGGGTGCGCGTGCGGTTCGACAATTACTTCAACGAGAAGGACCTCTACGAGTCCGGGGAGATAGAGGACCTGATCTCCGAGCTTGAGAAGTCCGGCCACGTCTACGAGAGCGAAGGCGCCCTCTGGCTCGACTCCTCCAAGCTCGGGGACGACAAGGACAGGGTCCTCCGCAAACAGGACGGCTCCTACACCTATATGGCCCCGGACGTCGCCTACCACCGCAACAAGCACGAGCGCGGCTTCGCCACGGCCGTCGACGTGCTTGGCGCGGACCACGCTGGCTACCCGCCCCGCATAAGGGCAGGGCTGCTCGCGCTCGGGCTCCCGGAGGACTTCTACGAGGTCGAGCTCGTCCGGCTCGTAAAGCTCGTGCGCGAGGGGGGGCAGGTCAAGTTCAGCCGACGGGCCGGCAACGTCGTGACGCTGGACGAGCTGCTCGACGAAGTCGGGGAGGACGTTGCGCGCTACTTCTACGTCCGGTCTTCGCACAAGAGCGAGATCAACTTCGACCTCGAGCTCGCCGTGAACCAGTCAGACGAGAACCCGGTCTTCTACGTCCAGTACGCCCACGCCCGCATAGCCAGCATCTTCGAGCGGGCCGGGGCAAGCCCGACAGACGTGGAGGACTTCCCGGCCGGCGAGCTCGCCCCCGAGGAGCGCCAACTCGTGCTGGAGCTCCTCGACTTTCCCCGGGTGGTGGAGAACGCGGCGGCTCGGCGGGAGGTTCACCCGATCCCGACCTACCTGGAGACGCTAGCCAACCGCTTCCACCAGTTCTACACGGTGCATCGAGTCCTCGTCGACGACGCCGACCTGCGCGCCCGACGGCTCGCCCTGTGCGCCGCGACGAAGACCGTGCTGCGCACGGGGCTCGACCTCGTCGGCGTCGCGGCCCCGGAGAAGATGTAG
- a CDS encoding 23S rRNA (pseudouridine(1915)-N(3))-methyltransferase RlmH codes for MIRRATIVAVGKLKGWPADGCADYAKRLRRHFAVETIEVPEEDMNRRSPTEVLATEAERIFRRIPAGSHVVALDRERGKSLSSEKVSQRLASLGVAGRSDLTLLVGGPLGLSQGIIGGADEVWSFGEITLPHALARVVLLEQLYRAVKIERGERYHW; via the coding sequence GTGATCCGTCGCGCCACCATCGTCGCCGTGGGCAAACTCAAGGGCTGGCCCGCCGACGGCTGCGCCGACTACGCCAAACGCCTGCGCCGCCACTTCGCCGTCGAAACGATCGAAGTCCCCGAAGAAGACATGAACCGCCGCTCGCCAACCGAGGTGCTGGCCACCGAAGCGGAACGCATCTTTCGGCGCATCCCGGCCGGGTCCCACGTCGTCGCGCTCGACCGCGAACGCGGCAAGAGCCTCTCCTCCGAGAAGGTGTCCCAGAGGCTCGCCTCCCTCGGCGTCGCGGGCCGAAGCGACCTGACGTTGCTGGTAGGAGGCCCCCTGGGCCTCTCGCAGGGGATAATCGGCGGGGCCGACGAGGTGTGGTCGTTCGGGGAGATCACGCTCCCCCACGCCCTCGCAAGGGTCGTGCTCCTGGAACAGCTCTACCGCGCCGTCAAGATAGAGCGCGGCGAGAGATACCATTGGTGA